The Breoghania sp. genome has a segment encoding these proteins:
- a CDS encoding LLM class flavin-dependent oxidoreductase produces the protein MKVLTTAPTSLRYEPATFLGEVRRLARWNEDAGIEGMLIYTDNTLIDPWTVAHVLLSEGSGRLRPLVAVQPLYMTPYAAARMISSLAFLHGRAMDLNMVAGGFVKDLQQLGDNTEHDARYERLIEYTQILQALLSGDNVTFEGAYYRVSNLRLSPALPPELMPGIYLSGASPACVEASAALRAVRFSYTKPPAELEPQAPLPGAGHLGLRIGIIARKTAEEAWREALGRFPPDRRGQLAHRIARGTTDSIWHRQLSAYADELQNAQDGIYWLHPFRNYKTFCPYLVGTYEEVSSYLRRYEALGYSHLILDVAASEEDLAHTMTSIEASRAALVPVA, from the coding sequence ATGAAAGTGCTGACCACCGCCCCCACCTCCCTGCGGTACGAGCCCGCCACCTTCCTTGGCGAGGTCAGGCGTCTCGCCCGCTGGAACGAGGATGCGGGCATCGAGGGCATGCTGATCTACACCGACAACACCCTCATCGACCCCTGGACTGTCGCGCATGTGCTGCTGAGCGAAGGCAGCGGCCGCCTGCGGCCCCTTGTGGCCGTCCAGCCCCTCTACATGACGCCCTACGCCGCCGCCCGCATGATCTCATCACTCGCCTTCCTGCATGGCCGAGCGATGGACCTCAACATGGTTGCGGGCGGTTTCGTCAAGGACTTGCAGCAACTGGGCGACAACACGGAGCACGATGCCCGCTACGAGCGTCTGATCGAATACACACAGATCCTGCAAGCCCTGCTCAGCGGTGATAACGTGACCTTTGAAGGGGCCTATTACCGGGTCTCCAACCTGCGCCTCTCCCCCGCCCTGCCGCCGGAATTGATGCCGGGAATCTACCTGTCGGGCGCATCGCCGGCATGCGTTGAGGCGAGTGCCGCCCTGCGCGCCGTGCGCTTCAGCTACACCAAGCCGCCGGCAGAGCTGGAACCGCAGGCGCCCCTTCCCGGCGCCGGTCACCTCGGCCTGAGGATCGGCATTATCGCAAGAAAAACGGCGGAAGAGGCATGGCGAGAGGCTCTCGGCCGTTTCCCGCCCGACCGACGTGGCCAGTTGGCCCACCGCATCGCTCGCGGAACCACGGACTCCATCTGGCATCGACAGCTTTCCGCCTATGCCGACGAACTTCAAAACGCGCAAGACGGGATCTATTGGCTGCATCCCTTCCGCAACTACAAGACCTTCTGTCCCTATCTCGTCGGCACCTACGAAGAGGTTTCCTCCTATCTTCGCCGCTATGAGGCCCTGGGCTACAGCCACCTGATCCTGGACGTAGCGGCATCCGAGGAGGACCTGGCCCATACGATGACCTCCATCGAGGCCAGCCGCGCCGCGCTCGTTCCGGTCGCATAA
- a CDS encoding ABC transporter permease codes for MSGLIRQASALAVSNLKSIRRRFWLSASAAFSVAMVVTVLLGFLSMSNGFSKALLTAGAPDIAIALTKGAASEFASQIEMAQIHQLDAAPGIARAQRGPVISPEILVPVDGHDRSSGLTSSLSLRGIGGSGLEVRPGITLIEGRTFQPGSSEIIVGRRLRKDYIGLDVGDDARFGLSKWKVVGIFEADGSALESEILGDLTTVQTVFNRPNQIQSVRVRLSDEDALARFQSFAETNPLVDLSVRSEREYFASMAERTTNLILYFGWPLAIVMAAGAMIGTMTTMMSSIAERRKEIATVRVLGFSRSATFFGTWAEAMVTTMAGCVLGLAFSALVLNGWSASTVTSDQQHIGFELMLSPGLMLQAVILSILIGAIGGGLPAFNATRIPLTVALAGRD; via the coding sequence ATGAGCGGCTTGATCCGACAGGCAAGCGCCCTTGCCGTCTCCAACCTCAAATCCATCCGACGCCGGTTCTGGCTATCGGCCTCGGCAGCCTTCTCTGTCGCCATGGTGGTGACGGTGCTGCTCGGCTTTCTCTCCATGTCGAACGGTTTCAGCAAAGCTCTTCTGACCGCCGGCGCGCCCGACATCGCCATCGCTTTGACCAAAGGCGCGGCGAGCGAGTTCGCCAGTCAGATCGAGATGGCGCAGATCCACCAACTCGACGCCGCACCGGGGATTGCCCGCGCACAACGTGGTCCGGTGATCTCGCCGGAGATCCTTGTTCCCGTGGACGGGCATGACCGCTCCAGTGGGTTGACGTCGAGCCTGTCGCTGCGCGGCATCGGAGGCTCGGGCCTGGAAGTGCGTCCGGGCATCACCCTGATCGAAGGACGCACGTTCCAGCCGGGCTCCAGCGAAATTATTGTCGGACGCCGCCTCAGGAAGGACTATATCGGCCTCGACGTCGGCGACGACGCCCGCTTCGGCCTCTCCAAATGGAAGGTGGTCGGGATCTTCGAAGCGGACGGGTCCGCGCTGGAATCCGAGATCCTCGGCGATCTGACCACCGTGCAAACCGTGTTCAACCGTCCCAACCAAATCCAGAGCGTCCGCGTCAGATTGTCGGATGAAGATGCTCTGGCCCGCTTCCAAAGCTTTGCGGAAACCAATCCGCTGGTTGACCTGTCGGTGCGCTCAGAACGGGAATATTTCGCCAGCATGGCCGAGCGCACGACAAACCTCATTCTCTATTTCGGTTGGCCGTTGGCCATCGTGATGGCTGCCGGTGCGATGATCGGCACGATGACGACGATGATGAGCTCCATCGCCGAGCGCAGAAAAGAGATCGCGACCGTCCGCGTCCTCGGCTTCTCGCGCAGCGCGACCTTCTTCGGAACGTGGGCGGAGGCAATGGTGACCACCATGGCGGGCTGTGTCCTCGGCCTTGCCTTCTCCGCCCTCGTGCTGAATGGCTGGAGTGCCTCCACGGTCACCTCCGACCAGCAACATATCGGCTTTGAGCTGATGCTGTCGCCCGGCCTCATGCTGCAGGCGGTCATCCTGTCGATATTGATCGGCGCCATCGGCGGCGGCCTGCCAGCTTTCAACGCCACGCGCATTCCGCTCACTGTCGCACTCGCGGGGCGCGACTGA
- a CDS encoding FtsX-like permease family protein gives MTRFTLITRSLLRNPGRSVMLALTIGLAFFVYLIIASFEEGFHPDSGKAQRLIVTSKSGSATPLPMAYFAQLQQMPQISRITFTARSRATYRRQDNYLGLVATNPASFTNFAGSQYVFPPDAVAAMEGSRDGALVGRSLADQEGWQVGQTISLNAFSFETRERTRDFSFTIVGIFDSRQPIDTHFVIVNYDYINLVRTTNKDTVSSFGLVPADGQRLDDIIIAVDDAFANSAYPTRTQTETQFMKEFVSQFADITTIVRLITTVGFATILMIVANTMYFAMRERTREIGVFKIIGFSNSFIFTSMLAETFLLFGLGLALAYPTAYAAVAALKQPLSLIVPSISLTPAIALSAIAIAAALAAFAGGIPAFGAMRIPPLAAMKE, from the coding sequence ATGACCAGGTTCACGCTCATCACGCGAAGCCTTCTGCGAAACCCCGGCAGAAGCGTCATGCTCGCCCTGACGATCGGACTGGCCTTCTTTGTCTATCTCATCATCGCCAGCTTCGAAGAGGGCTTCCACCCAGATTCCGGCAAGGCGCAACGCCTCATCGTCACCAGCAAGTCCGGAAGCGCCACCCCCTTGCCCATGGCCTATTTCGCACAGCTGCAGCAGATGCCACAAATCAGCCGGATAACGTTCACGGCGCGCAGCCGTGCCACGTATCGCCGTCAGGACAACTATCTCGGTCTGGTCGCCACCAATCCGGCAAGCTTCACGAACTTCGCCGGTTCCCAATACGTCTTCCCTCCCGACGCCGTGGCGGCGATGGAGGGATCACGCGATGGCGCGCTCGTCGGACGCAGCCTCGCCGATCAGGAAGGCTGGCAAGTTGGCCAGACGATCTCGCTCAACGCCTTCAGCTTCGAAACGCGCGAGCGGACACGGGATTTCTCGTTCACCATCGTCGGGATATTCGACTCCCGTCAGCCGATCGACACGCATTTCGTGATCGTGAATTACGATTACATCAACCTCGTGCGCACAACGAACAAGGACACGGTCTCCAGTTTCGGGCTCGTCCCCGCCGACGGGCAGCGGCTCGACGACATCATCATCGCCGTGGACGACGCCTTCGCGAATTCCGCTTATCCCACGCGAACCCAGACCGAGACCCAGTTCATGAAGGAGTTCGTGTCCCAGTTCGCCGACATCACGACCATCGTTCGGCTCATCACGACGGTCGGCTTTGCAACGATCCTGATGATCGTCGCCAACACGATGTACTTCGCCATGCGCGAGCGCACCCGGGAAATCGGCGTGTTCAAGATCATCGGATTTTCCAACTCGTTCATTTTCACCAGCATGCTGGCCGAGACGTTTCTTCTGTTTGGCCTGGGACTGGCACTGGCATACCCGACCGCATATGCGGCGGTCGCTGCCCTGAAGCAGCCACTGAGCCTCATCGTCCCCAGCATAAGTCTCACGCCCGCCATAGCACTGTCGGCGATCGCCATCGCCGCGGCGCTGGCCGCTTTCGCAGGCGGCATTCCAGCCTTCGGCGCGATGCGCATCCCGCCCCTTGCGGCCATGAAGGAGTGA
- a CDS encoding ABC transporter ATP-binding protein, with product MSAGLSLNQVRKSYRISKEVVTIFDDLNLEIAQGDFIAVVGPSGSGKSTLLNLIGGIDRPDFGEISFAHTRLDMLSEAELTAWRGANVGFVFQFYNLMPMLNGAQNIELPLLLTSLNSRQRRDRVQTLLELVGLEDRGRHLPSELSGGQRQRIGIARALASDPKLLLCDEPTGDLDRETADDALKVLRILNAELGKTIVMVTHDEIACHSARTVLRLDKGQFVTQRAA from the coding sequence ATGTCGGCCGGTCTGTCGCTGAATCAGGTTCGCAAGAGCTACCGCATTAGCAAGGAGGTCGTGACCATATTCGACGACCTCAACCTGGAAATCGCTCAGGGAGATTTTATCGCGGTGGTCGGACCATCGGGGTCAGGCAAGTCGACACTGCTGAATCTCATCGGCGGCATCGACCGCCCCGATTTTGGCGAGATCAGTTTCGCACATACCCGTCTCGACATGCTGAGCGAAGCCGAGCTGACCGCGTGGCGCGGCGCCAATGTCGGCTTCGTCTTCCAGTTCTACAATTTGATGCCGATGCTGAACGGGGCGCAGAACATCGAGCTGCCGCTGCTGCTCACCTCGCTGAACAGTCGGCAGCGGAGAGATCGGGTCCAGACGCTTCTTGAACTCGTCGGGCTAGAGGACCGGGGGCGACACCTTCCCTCCGAACTGTCGGGCGGCCAGCGCCAGCGCATCGGCATCGCAAGGGCTCTTGCCAGCGACCCCAAACTGCTTTTGTGCGACGAACCAACAGGCGATCTTGATCGGGAAACCGCCGACGACGCGCTGAAGGTCCTGCGCATTCTCAATGCTGAACTCGGCAAAACGATCGTCATGGTCACCCATGACGAGATCGCCTGCCACTCGGCCCGGACCGTCCTGCGGCTCGACAAGGGCCAGTTCGTCACACAGAGAGCCGCCTGA
- a CDS encoding efflux RND transporter periplasmic adaptor subunit — translation MNADIGTKLRSLSIERIDPPQGMPLKGQRRTWRGRTAALLLAAAALASGLAGAYWERDRLAAELSRLGDVLHLNAPAKEPARTALRSDQTQAQDGAQDGAQGQTQPPAVAILPPVVGSGYVIAERMVTLKPEIGGRILSVPVETGQTVKAGDRIALMDNRTAIIQSKIARSNLANTEVNVERIRLSLAKAEKDAARAERLKERGVVSENAWEDNALTVHQLRQDLNAARQAIETARLQVEAQERNLQLHEIIAPFDGIVAERLVRTGDILAAGTEGAPGGGIAILLDPTSLAIDVDVAQSNTVRITSGQSGTAVFDAFPDAPLEVRVRAVLPVASAQKGTITVRLDFLAPLPAVLPNMSVKVTFDGRKSTGSGHT, via the coding sequence ATGAATGCCGACATCGGTACGAAACTGCGCTCCCTCTCAATCGAGCGCATCGACCCGCCACAGGGGATGCCGCTGAAGGGGCAACGCCGGACCTGGCGCGGGCGAACCGCCGCATTGCTCCTCGCAGCGGCGGCCCTAGCGAGCGGGCTGGCCGGGGCCTATTGGGAGCGTGACCGGCTTGCCGCCGAATTGTCCCGGCTTGGCGATGTCCTGCATCTGAACGCGCCTGCGAAGGAACCGGCCAGGACCGCGCTGCGATCCGATCAGACGCAAGCGCAGGACGGGGCGCAGGACGGGGCGCAGGGCCAGACGCAGCCACCTGCGGTCGCCATCCTGCCTCCCGTCGTCGGGTCTGGGTACGTGATCGCCGAGCGCATGGTGACCCTCAAACCCGAAATCGGCGGACGGATCCTCTCTGTTCCCGTCGAAACCGGCCAGACGGTCAAGGCGGGTGACCGCATTGCTTTGATGGACAACCGCACGGCGATCATCCAGAGCAAGATCGCCAGATCCAATCTCGCCAATACCGAGGTGAACGTGGAGCGAATCCGGCTGTCGTTGGCGAAGGCGGAAAAGGACGCCGCGCGCGCGGAGCGGCTGAAAGAGCGCGGCGTCGTGTCTGAGAATGCCTGGGAAGACAACGCCCTCACCGTGCACCAACTGCGACAGGATCTGAACGCGGCGCGCCAGGCCATTGAAACCGCCCGCCTTCAGGTCGAAGCCCAGGAACGGAACCTGCAACTGCACGAGATCATCGCCCCATTCGATGGCATCGTCGCGGAGCGGCTGGTCCGCACGGGGGACATTCTCGCCGCTGGCACCGAAGGCGCACCGGGTGGTGGCATCGCCATTCTGCTGGACCCGACCTCACTCGCGATCGACGTTGACGTCGCCCAGAGCAACACCGTGCGGATAACGTCCGGCCAATCTGGCACGGCGGTGTTCGACGCGTTTCCCGATGCGCCGCTGGAGGTGCGTGTGCGCGCCGTTCTTCCTGTCGCATCCGCCCAGAAGGGGACGATCACGGTCCGCCTCGACTTCCTCGCCCCGCTCCCGGCGGTCCTGCCGAACATGTCCGTCAAAGTGACCTTCGACGGCAGAAAGTCGACCGGTTCCGGTCATACGTAA
- a CDS encoding AMP-binding protein, producing the protein MPLRSETHRARALPRIAMLKRDCHALIDTGDGVFRDSGQGEVILLGPQIASGYLPATHPNNTNFGVLDGHSYYRTGDLGRLCKNQGLTIRGRLDSQIKLNGFRIELGEIEQCALQVNGVGLAMVVPQGDPVRALSLVLSGDAVNDRTIEEVRASLAAKLPPYMRPTRISVQSDLPLSLAGKVDRKQVEAFLEG; encoded by the coding sequence TTGCCGCTTCGCTCGGAAACGCACCGCGCGCGCGCCCTACCCCGCATCGCGATGCTCAAGCGCGACTGCCATGCGCTGATCGATACCGGCGATGGCGTCTTTCGCGACAGCGGACAGGGCGAGGTCATTCTGCTCGGCCCCCAGATCGCCAGCGGCTACCTGCCCGCCACACATCCCAACAATACGAATTTCGGCGTCCTCGATGGTCACAGCTACTACCGCACTGGCGACCTCGGCAGGTTGTGCAAGAACCAGGGACTGACGATCCGCGGACGCCTCGACAGCCAGATCAAGCTGAACGGCTTTCGCATCGAACTCGGCGAGATCGAGCAATGCGCGCTTCAGGTGAACGGCGTGGGATTGGCCATGGTGGTGCCGCAGGGAGATCCGGTGCGGGCACTGAGCCTGGTGCTCAGCGGCGACGCCGTGAACGATCGAACCATTGAGGAAGTTCGCGCTTCACTCGCCGCGAAGCTGCCACCCTACATGCGCCCGACGCGCATTTCCGTGCAATCGGACCTGCCCCTGTCGCTCGCCGGCAAGGTCGACCGCAAACAGGTCGAGGCTTTCCTCGAAGGGTGA
- a CDS encoding helix-turn-helix domain-containing protein, with protein MLHIPLPFIAALLLSILLFRIIRTEGSGTLRKPTTIFIALCTLLAIVGGVRWTYKIEILHVLQPVLASIMPALAWICFSDLMYGPRVGIRVWGHFIPTIIIALGTMTPWPSVTDMVDPFLTLLFLGYGAALLRFGSKGPDALRAVRLADSANALWAIHTAAIVLILSGLIDLSIAVDIRYFNASFAPIIVTIATLAILPLLAYAIAVAGSSVPSEVGSTEFSSSEDADLLPASDETASCDSKATGLAEADPENDLRIIASIDALMTEKRLYRNPDLTLTRLASRAGIPMRQISGAINRIRQCNVSQFVNAYRVQEAKRLLAHTEESVTDIMLDSGFQTKSNFNREFRRMTGMNPSEFRQLAAASGSPSRNADTSAPASPHATPERLDNTQRRSKSASSIR; from the coding sequence ATGCTTCACATTCCGCTGCCGTTCATCGCCGCGCTTCTGCTTTCGATCCTGCTTTTCCGGATCATTCGAACCGAGGGATCAGGGACCCTTCGCAAACCGACGACCATCTTCATCGCCCTTTGCACGCTCCTGGCGATCGTGGGTGGGGTGCGCTGGACCTATAAAATCGAGATTCTGCACGTTCTCCAGCCTGTTCTGGCGAGCATCATGCCAGCATTGGCCTGGATTTGTTTCTCCGACCTCATGTATGGCCCCCGCGTCGGAATACGGGTCTGGGGGCACTTCATCCCCACCATTATCATCGCCCTGGGCACGATGACGCCATGGCCGTCGGTAACCGATATGGTCGACCCGTTCCTGACGCTGCTGTTTCTCGGGTATGGTGCCGCCTTGCTCCGCTTCGGCAGCAAAGGACCTGACGCCCTGCGTGCAGTCCGGCTCGCCGACAGCGCAAACGCCCTCTGGGCCATCCACACCGCGGCGATTGTTCTGATCCTCTCCGGGCTGATCGATCTGTCGATTGCGGTGGACATCAGATATTTCAACGCCAGTTTCGCCCCGATCATCGTGACGATTGCCACGTTGGCGATCCTGCCGCTTCTGGCCTACGCGATCGCGGTCGCGGGAAGCAGCGTTCCATCCGAAGTCGGCAGCACCGAGTTTTCAAGCTCCGAAGACGCCGACCTGCTCCCCGCCTCTGACGAAACGGCGTCCTGCGACAGCAAAGCCACCGGTTTGGCGGAGGCAGATCCAGAAAACGACCTGCGTATCATTGCCTCCATCGACGCCCTGATGACCGAAAAGCGGCTTTATCGGAATCCGGACCTGACCCTGACCCGACTGGCCTCGCGCGCGGGGATCCCGATGCGGCAGATATCCGGCGCCATCAACCGGATCCGCCAGTGCAACGTTTCCCAGTTCGTCAACGCCTACCGTGTCCAGGAAGCGAAGCGGCTGCTGGCGCATACCGAAGAGAGCGTCACCGACATCATGCTGGACAGCGGCTTTCAGACGAAGTCCAACTTCAACCGTGAATTCCGCAGGATGACGGGCATGAACCCGAGTGAATTCCGGCAATTGGCAGCCGCCTCCGGGAGCCCCTCCAGGAACGCGGACACGTCAGCCCCCGCAAGCCCCCACGCCACGCCGGAGAGACTGGACAACACGCAGCGGCGCTCCAAGAGCGCCAGCTCCATCCGTTAA
- a CDS encoding radical SAM protein translates to MTTDLRSAGSGNLRVYLIAPSPDFGQHNLSDDCAVGVSTPFAMNAAAGIATIAAYFPEEVELRLCDEIIEPVDYDDPAAIIAISANVAQAPGAAHIAHRFRELGRTIVVGGPHVSLAPDMFEDIADCLVIGEFEPIADTFMADLLSGALKPRYQGQKADLAKALPPRWDLYRNDRALAGVVQTSRGCPFDCNFCDVIQYLGRVQRHKPPERVLHEVQALYDLGYRQINLSDDNFTVYRKRTEVLLEALADWNGKDGREPVGFLTQMSIDVARHPDLLAACSRAGLRTAFMGIETSNIEALKESRKRQNLRIDLVEQCEKIVSAGVSVQAGLMVGFDSDDLSCFERQRDFVMSLPVINFRVAVLVAPVATPLYEQMEAAGRIVVEPSLAPSTSAIAHTNIEPAQMTREQLTEGAMWLRAELLAPENVIPRFEHYARTLGPRLPHLVPAQTGGPSVKAHPFLELFSQMARNRATRRVIECVRELSEENPLLRADLMQALGMYLNSYMRQPSEARQPMVGVAQ, encoded by the coding sequence ATGACGACTGACCTTCGATCTGCAGGCTCCGGGAATTTGCGTGTCTATCTGATCGCGCCGTCGCCGGACTTCGGTCAGCACAATCTGAGCGACGATTGTGCGGTCGGCGTTTCCACGCCTTTTGCGATGAACGCCGCGGCGGGCATTGCAACGATCGCGGCCTATTTCCCGGAGGAGGTGGAGCTTCGTCTTTGCGATGAAATCATCGAACCGGTCGACTATGACGATCCCGCAGCCATTATCGCCATCAGCGCGAATGTGGCTCAGGCTCCGGGCGCGGCCCACATCGCGCACCGGTTCCGCGAATTGGGGCGCACGATCGTTGTCGGTGGGCCGCATGTTTCCCTCGCGCCGGACATGTTCGAAGACATCGCCGATTGTCTGGTGATTGGAGAATTCGAACCCATCGCAGACACGTTCATGGCGGACCTGCTGTCCGGCGCACTGAAACCTCGATATCAGGGTCAAAAGGCGGATCTGGCGAAGGCTTTGCCGCCCAGATGGGATCTCTATCGCAATGATCGCGCTCTGGCCGGGGTGGTGCAGACCAGTCGCGGCTGTCCGTTTGACTGCAATTTCTGCGATGTGATCCAGTATCTGGGGCGTGTTCAGCGCCACAAGCCGCCTGAACGGGTCCTGCACGAGGTTCAGGCGCTTTATGACCTGGGATACCGGCAGATCAACCTCTCCGATGACAACTTCACGGTCTATCGCAAGCGGACCGAGGTGTTGCTGGAGGCTTTGGCCGACTGGAACGGCAAGGACGGCCGCGAACCGGTCGGCTTTCTCACCCAGATGTCGATCGATGTGGCCCGTCATCCGGACTTGCTCGCCGCCTGCAGCAGGGCAGGGCTGCGCACCGCCTTCATGGGTATCGAGACCAGCAACATCGAGGCCTTGAAGGAAAGCCGCAAGCGCCAGAACCTGCGTATCGATCTGGTCGAGCAATGCGAGAAAATCGTGAGTGCGGGCGTGTCTGTCCAGGCGGGCTTGATGGTCGGCTTCGATAGCGACGACCTGTCCTGTTTCGAGCGGCAACGCGATTTTGTCATGTCTCTGCCGGTCATCAATTTTCGCGTCGCCGTCTTGGTCGCGCCGGTCGCAACGCCGCTCTATGAGCAGATGGAAGCCGCAGGGCGGATCGTGGTGGAGCCCTCCCTTGCACCCTCCACCAGTGCGATCGCCCACACTAATATCGAGCCTGCGCAGATGACCCGAGAACAGCTCACCGAGGGGGCCATGTGGCTCAGGGCGGAGTTGCTTGCGCCTGAGAATGTCATTCCAAGATTTGAACATTACGCCCGGACGCTTGGGCCACGGCTGCCTCATCTGGTGCCGGCCCAGACGGGCGGCCCGTCGGTGAAGGCGCATCCTTTTCTGGAGCTGTTCAGCCAGATGGCGCGCAATCGCGCCACGCGTCGGGTCATCGAATGCGTGCGTGAACTGTCAGAGGAAAATCCGCTGCTGCGCGCCGATCTGATGCAGGCATTGGGAATGTATCTCAACAGCTACATGCGGCAGCCCAGTGAGGCCAGGCAGCCCATGGTCGGAGTTGCCCAATGA
- a CDS encoding AMP-binding protein, producing MTSLSLEALIRTRLQQRFDTPQVTILRRKADPIVLCGRDLLARAEAMQARWRDIFGSDRCRFVLALPAGEVFFSALLAGILGGHTLVPVAIPRSGTRSGRLAHIAHDCGARAVLCVASQVASIRQSMGEGAPCPVVAIDEDAATGPLSLGDWPAPHIPDCSPTIIQYTSGSTRLPKGVAIHDSQIIANCRLVEEVWDMNPTSCMVNWLPHYHDMGLMGGILYPLLSGGRSVQMSPLDMVRRPADWLRAISDHKATFSGGPAFAFAECLRRVRPEECVDLDLSSWIRAFCGAEPIPAGLLPEFRARFADYGLAGEAVFGCYGMAEITLFAAGAPGSVDLPEAPTGCDAVYPCRLTAATAPLLKIVDPDTGQAISDGEQGEIWLSGPSKAATYIGLPEETARSFHATLAGEPSAGGEWLRTGDLGVIKNGLLYVNGRLKDTLIANGLKVSAAELEWLAATVSDRLNPLGAAAFMLDPVEGSGAVLLIELRTGRDLPEDHAEIRQAIERLVAGEWGIQLQDLRILPRGQLARTTSGKIRRQAIAEAYRSGAFPRQRNAVAQNEVTI from the coding sequence ATGACAAGCCTGTCGCTTGAGGCCTTGATCCGAACCCGGTTGCAGCAGCGCTTCGATACGCCCCAGGTCACGATCCTGCGCCGAAAAGCGGACCCCATTGTGCTGTGCGGTCGTGATCTGCTGGCGCGCGCCGAGGCGATGCAGGCGCGGTGGCGGGATATCTTCGGTTCCGACAGATGCAGGTTCGTTCTGGCCCTGCCTGCGGGGGAGGTTTTCTTTTCAGCCCTGCTGGCAGGCATATTGGGCGGTCACACCCTCGTGCCCGTGGCCATTCCGCGCTCAGGCACACGGTCCGGACGCCTGGCCCACATTGCGCACGACTGTGGGGCGAGGGCTGTCCTGTGCGTTGCCTCTCAGGTCGCCTCGATCCGGCAAAGCATGGGGGAAGGGGCGCCGTGTCCGGTGGTTGCCATCGACGAGGACGCTGCCACGGGGCCATTGAGCCTCGGCGATTGGCCTGCCCCACACATCCCCGATTGTTCGCCGACCATCATCCAGTACACCTCCGGCTCCACGCGGCTGCCCAAAGGGGTCGCCATTCACGACAGTCAGATCATTGCGAACTGTCGGCTCGTGGAGGAGGTTTGGGACATGAACCCCACCTCGTGCATGGTCAACTGGCTGCCGCATTACCATGACATGGGACTGATGGGCGGCATCCTCTATCCACTTCTTTCGGGCGGGCGGTCGGTCCAGATGAGCCCGCTGGATATGGTGCGGCGTCCGGCTGACTGGCTGAGGGCGATTTCCGATCACAAGGCCACGTTCAGCGGCGGGCCCGCATTCGCCTTTGCAGAGTGCCTGCGCCGGGTGAGGCCTGAAGAGTGCGTGGATCTGGATCTTTCCAGTTGGATCCGCGCATTTTGCGGCGCAGAACCGATCCCGGCGGGATTGCTGCCGGAGTTTCGGGCGCGGTTCGCAGACTACGGGCTGGCCGGGGAGGCTGTCTTCGGCTGCTACGGCATGGCCGAAATCACGCTGTTTGCGGCTGGCGCGCCCGGCAGCGTTGACCTTCCCGAAGCGCCGACGGGATGTGATGCCGTCTATCCTTGCAGGCTCACCGCCGCGACCGCGCCTCTCTTGAAGATCGTGGATCCCGATACCGGGCAGGCGATCTCGGATGGGGAGCAGGGCGAAATCTGGCTTTCCGGTCCCTCAAAGGCCGCCACCTATATTGGCTTGCCCGAAGAGACTGCCCGGTCCTTTCACGCGACATTGGCAGGCGAGCCGAGCGCAGGAGGCGAATGGCTTCGCACCGGCGATCTCGGGGTGATCAAGAATGGCCTTCTGTACGTGAACGGTCGGCTGAAAGACACGCTGATCGCGAACGGGCTCAAGGTATCGGCTGCGGAACTCGAATGGCTTGCGGCCACCGTCAGTGACCGCCTCAATCCGCTGGGTGCCGCAGCGTTCATGCTGGATCCGGTGGAAGGGTCCGGCGCTGTCTTGTTGATCGAGCTGAGAACGGGGCGGGACCTGCCGGAAGACCACGCAGAAATTCGGCAGGCGATTGAGAGACTTGTGGCCGGGGAGTGGGGTATCCAGTTGCAGGATTTGCGTATCTTGCCTCGGGGCCAGCTGGCGCGTACCACCAGTGGCAAGATTCGCAGGCAAGCCATCGCAGAGGCCTATCGCAGCGGGGCATTCCCCCGCCAGCGCAACGCCGTCGCCCAGAATGAGGTCACCATATGA